One Aspergillus oryzae RIB40 DNA, chromosome 2 genomic window carries:
- the fmpB gene encoding N-methyltransferase fsqC (uncharacterized conserved protein) gives MMTEAQGPVVSIGSATVTYDHPPIISPVSYPKARPTQILDIRKRTSRIDLYHEILAGLRAKDKELPSLLLWNDRGLDLFSEILNSDEYYPRRRETQLLQTHVNEFTRSISSGERLIELGAGNLQKTVSVLRCLEQSRKHVEYCALDVSHAALQASITELKAQLPFASYVTIRGLLGTYNDCASWLKQSGATVRTTFLWLGNSIANFEPEDATSILADFLQTKASPSHSPQMIIAVDGCQDVEQILEAYDMPNKLSQKFVFNGLSHANQILGSEVFRPQHWTFEGKWNPVKSMHESFYVAKKPMSLDIGNERFHVHAGEKIRAITSGKWPKDKVTSICQSAGIKVLKGWTDEEGSYAMKGAGWKVLLCAFAALDLRLRTKQVL, from the exons ATGATGACTGAGGCACAAGGACCTGTCGTGAGCATCGGCAGCGCGACTGTCACATATGACCATCCGCCAATCATTTCTCCTGTATCTTATCCAAAGGCACGTCCCACTCAAATTCTCGATATTCGCAAGCGGACGTCTCGGATAGACCTGTATCATGAAATCTTGGCTGGGCTCCGGGCTAAAGATAAAGaattgccttctcttctactATGGAATGACCGGGGCTTGGACCTCTTTAGTGAGATACTGAATAGCGATGAGTACTATCCACGTCGGCGGGAAACGCAGTTGCTCCAGACGCATGTCAATGAATTCACGCGCTCAATCTCGTCCGGCGAAAGATTAATAGAGCTCGGTGCGGG CAACCTCCAAAAGACGGTGTCAGTACTGCGCTGCCTGGAGCAGAGTAGAAAACATGTGGAATACTGTGCACTAGATGTCAGTCATGCTGCCTTGCAGGCCAGCATCACTGAGCTCAAAGCACAACTTCCATTTGCCTCATATGTCACCATCCGCGGGCTCCTGGGTACATACAACGACTGCGCTTCATGGTTGAAGCAGAGCGGAGCCACCGTGCGCACAACCTTTCTCTGGCTGGGAAATAGCATCGCCAACTTCGAGCCAGAAGACGCAACAAGCATCCTGGCAGACTTCCTTCAGACCAAGGCATCCCCGTCTCACTCCCCACAAATGATCATTGCAGTGGATGGTTGTCAGGATGTGGAGCAGATTCTCGAAGCGTATGACATGCCGAACAAACTATCCCAGAAGTTCGTTTTTAACGGACTGTCGCATGCAAATCAAATTCTTGGGTCTGAGGTGTTTAGGCCCCAGCATTGGACATTTGAGGGGAAGTGGAATCCAGTCAAATCCATGCATGAAAGCTTTTACGTCGCAAAGAAGCCTATGAGCTTGGATATTGGCAATGAGAGGTTCCACGTCCACGCTGGGGAAAAGATCCGGGCCATTACCAGTGGGAAATGGCCGAAGGATAAAGTCACGAGCATTTGTCAATCGGCAGGCATAAAGGTTCTGAAGGGATGGACGGATGAGGAAGGTTCTTATG CTATGAAGGGGGCGGGATGGAAGGTTTTGTTATGTGCATTTGCTGCATTGGATTTAAGACTACGTACCAAGCAAGTTTTATAA
- a CDS encoding uncharacterized protein (predicted protein) codes for MPHSHLYLNFENADSVKICCTIHLTTLSTSLHHCHQKPVVALLTQSLQNNSINPVVLAYILDRPARSPHIDIILDIVFLHELSSSHHIIHDNTGPWATHLHSIVKVIPPVIFIGVNEGETKTFLLSTFHLCLKNWKQVNGCADQNFNSVLIPCCSNILFRNFCAFRIYFNADNPNVRIETRDVDCRVATQCTHFQGVLHTTKLALKGHELCLRGKGGDVLESALGGVRERLV; via the coding sequence ATGCCTCACAGCCATCTATATTTGAACTTTGAAAATGCTGACTCTGTCAAGATATGTTGTACCATACATTTAACTACGCTAAGTACATCACTTCACCACTGCCATCAGAAACCCGTCGTAGCTCTTCTCACTCAGAGTCTGCAAAACAACAGCATCAACCCGGTCGTCCTTGCCTACATTCTCGACCGTCCTGCGAGATCCCCGcacattgatatcattcttGATATAGTCTTCCTGCACGAGCTTTCCAGCTCGCACCACATTATCCACGATAATACTGGCCCTTGGGCGACTCATCTTCACAGCATAGTCAAAGTAATCCCACCCGTTATCTTTATTGGCGTCAATGAAGGTGAAACCAAAACGTTCCTGCTCTCCACTTTCCACCTTTGcttgaagaattggaagcAGGTCAATGGCTGCGCCGACCAGAACTTCAATTCTGTCCTGATACCCTGCTGCAGCAATATTCTCTTTCGCAACTTCTGCGCTTTTCGGATCTATTTCAATGCTGACAATCCGAATGTCCGGATTGAGACTCGCGATGTAGATTGCCGTGTAGCCACCCAATGTACCCACTTCCAAGGCGTGCTTCACACCACCAAGCTGGCACTGAAGGGCCATGAACTTTGCTTGCGTGGGAAAGGCGGAGATGTCCTCGAGTCCGCGCTTGGCGGAGTTCGCGAGCGTCTGGTGTAA
- the fmpA gene encoding fructosyl amino acid oxidase fsqB (FAD-dependent oxidoreductase), translating to MPAPKSIIIVGSGVFGLSTAHAMSQNNEFASSKITLIDSWNFEPSGPSASAPNPSAANFDTSRIIRSDYSHRIYATLAREAQQKWKAEWGADGRYRNQSIVMIGEGHSMKQPMKALESINYVKHAYAQSYERAGRNSDIVHILDSESAVWEALGLGTPDEASKAGPNASELRGYRNHNCGWAESGATMAWLRQKTIHSDRIDIHIGQVVGLRVCSDSPSESHVNAEPRVCGVILDDGSQLTADLTVLAAGAMTPRLLGSPTLCDVYSETVAYVQLTEMERRELVRREFPLIVNVARKIFAIGPDNQGFLKLARFSWSGYRDVQKFAGVDVGPRSQAAPQGEDGYGACGDLDQTKLSPDVESTLQDYRGFLRELFRSRDGGDLGCLRNIATRPFAQVRRCWYADTVSTDFIVDYHPAYGKSLFIATGGSDHAFKFLPVLGERICELILQSYNGKAGPSESIQELQRLWKFPGGDSHAKL from the exons ATGCCCGCACCAAAGTCGATCATCATTGTTGGATCTGGGGTTTTTGGGT TATCCACGGCCCATGCAATGTCCCAGAATAACGAATTCGCGAGTAGCAAGATCACCCTAATTGACAGTTGGAACTTCGAGCCATCCGGGCCCTCCGCCTCAGCCCCTAATCCCAGCGCCGCGAATTTCGATACTTCCCGCATCATTCGCAGCGATTACTCGCACAGAATCTACGCCACACTCGCCCGCGAAGCACAGCAGAAGTGGAAAGCAGAATGGGGCGCGGATGGACGTTACCGCAACCAGAGCATTGTCATGATCGGGGAAGGTCACTCCATGAAGCAGCCGATGAAAGCGTTGGAGAGCATCAACTATGTCAAGCACGCCTATGCCCAAAGTTACGAGCGAGCGGGGCGAAACAGTGACATTGTGCACATCCTGGATTCGGAGTCAGCCGTATGGGAGGCACTCGGACTCGGTACTCCAGATGAGGCTAGTAAGGCTGGCCCTAACGCGTCGGAGTTGAGGGGATACCGAAACCACAATTGCGGATGGGCGGAAAGTGGAGCCACGATGGCTTGGCTGCGTCAAAAAACCATTCATTCGGACCGCATCGACATCCATATTGGTCAAGTCGTGGGTTTGCGGGTCTGTTCGGACTCGCCGTCCGAATCTCACGTCAACGCCGAGCCCCGAGTCTGCGGTGTCATCCTCGACGATGGAAGCCAATTGACCGCCGATTTGACCGTATTGGCTGCCGGCGCTATGACGCCCCGGCTGCTGGGATCTCCCACCCTATGTGATGTCTACAGTGAGACGGTGGCCTACGTGCAGTTAACGGAGATGGAACGCCGAGAACTAGTTCGGAGAGAGTTCCCTCTCATTGTTAATGTCGCAAGAAAGATCTTTGCCATCGGACCCGATAATCAGGGATTCTTGAAGTTGGCTCGCTTCTCCTGGAGCGGCTATCGGGACGTCCAAAAATTCGCAGGAGTGGATGTTGGCCCCCGATCTCAGGCTGCACCTCAAGGGGAGGACGGTTATGGGGCTTGTGGTGATCTTGATCAGACAAAACTGAGTCCGGATGTGGAATCGACATTGCAGGATTACCGGGGGTTTCTGAGGGAACTCTTCCGGTCAAGGGATGGAGGAGACTTGGGGTGCTTGCGTAATATTGCAACTAGACCCTTTGCTCAGGTTCGCAGATGTTGGTATGCGGACACCGTTTCTACTGACTTCATCGTCGACTACCATCCGGCCTATGGGAAGAGCCTCTTCATCGCTACTGGGGGCTCAGACCATGCTTTCAAGTTTCTCCCAGTCTTGGGGGAGAGAATCTGCGAGCTGATCTTGCAGAGTTATAACGGTAAAGCGGGACCAAGTGAATCCATTCAGGAATTGCAACGTCTATGGAAGTTTCCAGGCGGGGATAGTCACGCAAAACTGTAG
- a CDS encoding uncharacterized protein (H+/oligopeptide symporter) yields the protein MSSGEPTTMTPSPSERTPLLSNGSGGAADDGGTTVTISKHNDGVRRIADSLPLSVWLISTIELCERFAYFGTIAPMQNYIQNPRNDPLRPGGIGLGQASATMVNQAFMLWCYITPVLGAVVAEQYIGRVKTIIYSSSVYLCGLVTLFLSSLPTAYAMGISLPGLLVSLFLIGIGTGGIKTNVSSLIAEQYTGPKESRRILKSGEEVIVDRDLTIQRIFTTFFLYINIGSFSPLLITIIEKEYGFSAAFSLSAITFSIGFIIVLVSRHLYISRDPDSSIIFNACKAFWIAIKHKGNLDYARPSYQTEQAATRRLSWDDSFIDDLRRAIASCKIFILYPIYWAAYSQFLTNFISQAATMETHGVPNDIMTNIDPITVLILLPVLDRIVFPFLRRQGVPVRHVDRITIGFLVCGISMLYAAFVQRTIYAAPPCYDHPRAPDCMGGQVPNRVSVFLQSPAYVLVAISEILASVAGVEYAYTQAPKSMKSLIMAVYLSAVSAGALIAITVSPLTVDPKLPWMYFTLGVENFLAGAFLWIFPA from the exons ATGTCGAGTGGAGAGCCCACAACAATGACACCGTCTCCAAGTGAACGCACTCCACTTCTCTCCAATGGGTCCGGTGGGGcagcagatgatggagggaCTACTGTGACGATCTCGAAGCATAATGACGGGGTGAGGAGAATCGCGGATTCGCTGCCGCTTTCTGTCTGGCTCATTTCCACCATCGAGCTGTGCGAACGATTTGCCTATTTTGGGACCATCGCACCGATGCAAAATTATATCCAAAATCCCAGGAATGATCCATTACGACCGGGCGGAATTG GGCTGGGACAGGCATCTGCGACCATGGTGAACCAGGCGTTCATGCTGTGGTGTTATATCACTCCTGTACTTGGGGCCGTGGTTGCAGAACAGTATATTGGAAGAGTGAAAACTATCATTTATTCCTCGTCAGTCTACCTCTGTGGATTGGTAACTCTATTTCTATCTTCATTGCCAACTGCATATGCGATGGGAATATCTCTACCTGGATTACTAGTGTCTTTATTCTTAATCGGTATCGGCACTGGTGGTATAAAAACAAACGTCAGTTCGCTAATAGCAGAGCAATATACTGGTCCTAAGGAGTCCAGACGTATTCTAAAGTCAGGCGAGGAAGTTATAGTCGATAGAGATCTCACTATTCAGAG GATATTCACAACGTTTTTCTTATATATCAATATTGGATCTTTCTCACCTCTACTCATAACAATAATTGAGAAAGAGTACGGCTTTTCAGCAGCATTTTCTCTGTCAGCTATAACCTTTTCCATTGGATTTATAATAGTCCTGGTCAGCAGACATCTATACATCAGCCGGGACCCTGATAGCTCTATCATCTTCAACGCCTGCAAGGCATTTTGGATAGCTATTAAGCATAAGGGCAATCTGGACTATGCAAGACCAAGCTATCAGACAGAACAAGCAGCAACCAGGAGGCTCTCCTGGGACGATTCCTTCATTGACGACTTACGGCGTGCTATCGCTTCATGCAAAATCTTCATCCTATATCCAATCTATTGGGCAGCCTATTCACAATTCCTAACGAATTTTATCTCCCAGGCCGCAACTATGGAGACACACGGAGTGCCTAATGATATTATGACAAATATAGACCCTATAACAGTCCtaattcttcttcctgttctaGACCGCATTGTATTTCCTTTCCTACGAAGGCAGGGGGTTCCTGTTCGCCACGTGGATAGAATTACAATAGGGTTCCTGGTGTGTGGCATCTCAATGTTGTATGCTGCCTTTGTTCAACGAACTATTTACGCTGCCCCTCCTTGCTACGACCACCCAAGAGCTCCAGACTGCATGGGCGGGCAGGTCCCGAATCGGGTTTCTGTATTCCTCCAATCGCCTGCGTACGTCTTAGTCGCAATCTCAGAGATACTAGCGTCTGTGGCAGGTGTCGAATATGCCTACACGCAAGCTCCCAAGTCAATGAAATCCCTGATTATGGCCGTGTACTTGTCTGCTGTATCGGCTGGGGCACTGATAGCAATCACTGTGTCGCCACTAACAGTCGATCCAAAGCTGCCATGGATGTATTTCACTCTCGGGGTGGAGAACTTTCTAGCTGgtgcttttctttggattttCCCGGCCTGA
- a CDS encoding isopenicillin N synthase family dioxygenase (iron/ascorbate family oxidoreductases), whose amino-acid sequence MTLRTVDFSGFLHGTEEQRRQVAAELVDCLKSLGFVRLINHEVPEKTIEGLLEQSKRFFTLPTSEKVKIANDPGPHPQRGWSRIGMEQTAKLREENLAEAAGREQYPNKWPESMPDFQPFVQESYQICQRTCFQIISAIELGLGLQAGRLTQCCQPAASEIRLLYYPPTTKNLFDEGLKKRAWPHTDLGIITLLFQDMVGGLEVEDRAAGKPRSFIPVKRVSPNEMIVNTSDSLQRWTNNVIRAGLHQVTAPDAAKLSNGVDMLPARCSSVFFFKAGRDTSVGPLPEFVTEDRPAAFEDMTALQYQQLKTRILHGVEG is encoded by the exons ATGACCCTCCGCACAGTTGATTTCTCAGGCTTCCTGCATGGCACCGAAGAGCAGAGGCGGCAGGTTGCCGCCGAGCTCGTAGATTGTTTAAAATCATTAGGCTTCGTGCGGTTGATCAACCATGAGGTGCCGGAGAAAACCATAGAGGGTCTCCTCGAACAG TCAAAGCGGTTCTTCACGTTACCGACAAGCGAAAAAGTCAAGATCGCAAACGATCCGGGTCCACATCCGCAGCGAGGCTGGAGCCGCATAGGAATGGAGCAAACTGCCAAGCTTCGCGAGGAGAATCTTGCCGAAGCGGCTGGCCGCGAA CAATACCCAAACAAATGGCCAGAAAGCATGCCCGACTTCCAACCATTTGTACAGGAAAGCTACCAAATCTGCCAACGCACCTGCTTCCAAATTATATCCGCCATCGAGCTCGGCCTCGGCCTCCAAGCAGGCCGCTTGACACAATGTTGCCAGCCGGCTGCCAGTGAAATCCGTCTTCTGTACTATCCACCCACCACAAAGAATCTCTTCGACGAGGGGCTCAAGAAGCGTGCCTGGCCACACACCGATTTAGGTATCATAACGCTCCTGTTCCAGGATATGGTGGGCGGGCTGGAAGTCGAAGACCGGGCCGCAGGCAAACCCAGATCTTTTATTCCTGTCAAGCGAGTATCGCCGAATGAGATGATTGTCAACACGTCAGATTCGCTCCAGCGGTGGACAAACAATGTTATACGGGCTGGGTTGCACCAGGTCACTGCGCCAGATGCTGCGAAGCTGTCGAATGGGGTTGATATGCTTCCGGCTCGCTGTTCGagtgtttttttctttaagGCTGGGCGGGATACGTCGGTTGGACCACTTCCTGAGTTTGTTACTGAGGACCGGCCCGCGGCATTTGAGGATATGACGGCGCTACAGTATCAGCAGCTCAAAACACGTATTCTGCATGGTGTGGAGGGGTGA
- the fmpR gene encoding Zn(II)2Cys6 domain-containing transcription factor fsqA (predicted protein), producing MEPDTTRRSACDRCRGQKLRCVRLPGPAREDSPRSARSVNQPCERCKRAKVVCYTTKPVSRRLPQSYTRRRSTAYADDVMHSELDLDEGMIGSNRLRDEPTIKRTPPAIADRLAHDPFPTELWSGLDISHASLDSSAVLSHVPDPGNMVESAAAQRANSNTLPSHQHGWPEDPHGALNYFEERAHDLPDVMSVSSPTDVRLGLDTVDRRPAAATSRTNQAIHSDTVNMHSQAPGSGETSERGLYSRASNTVADAAQLCTTQLSELNMRLMKDIESTTSFRQGMSAASDPNYPASGLGETSPSSSMVKFTNTMLANCQSFLDILQRLRSPTVELRGSSNSECSYGDLEYSSNEYSCSRSQSRNHSTSASSRSKDGRISAGGGLQSVLNSDTIGLSPSLDPIKADSSALDFSAFLSILSCYTHILRAYDALFTEILEMLMESSCIQLDLKIHNLVPEVSLGGFRLSGHGDLQIKCLLHMSFIILEKIESMLGVNAPEKDPYGSNGGLLNNSQLRGLLEALYHQKEFDYIRADGTRAARVKKTMKSIQRILDSI from the coding sequence ATGGAACCAGATACAACGAGGCGAAGCGCCTGTGATCGATGCAGAGGTCAGAAGCTGCGATGTGTCCGGCTCCCAGGACCAGCCAGGGAGGATTCACCCCGGTCGGCCAGGTCCGTCAATCAACCCTGTGAACGCTGCAAACGGGCCAAGGTGGTATGCTATACGACAAAGCCGGTGTCTCGCCGGTTACCCCAGAGTTATactcgaagaagaagcacgGCATACGCAGACGACGTTATGCACAGCGAATTGGACTTAGATGAAGGCATGATTGGATCGAACAGACTTCGAGATGAACCGACCATTAAAAGAACGCCACCAGCCATTGCCGACCGATTAGCCCATGACCCATTCCCGACGGAACTATGGTCAGGGCTGGATATCTCACATGCATCATTGGATTCCAGCGCTGTCCTTTCCCATGTACCAGACCCTGGTAATATGGTGGAGAGTGCTGCTGCGCAAAGAGCGAATAGCAACACATTGCCATCACACCAGCATGGATGGCCAGAAGATCCCCACGGTGCCCTGAATTATTTTGAAGAGAGGGCGCACGATCTTCCCGATGTGATGAGCGTATCTAGTCCGACCGATGTTAGATTGGGTTTGGACACAGTAGATCGCAGGCCAGCAGCGGCGACTTCACGGACCAACCAGGCCATTCATTCTGATACTGTTAACATGCATTCCCAGGCCCCTGGATCAGGTGAAACAAGCGAGCGTGGTTTATATTCGAGGGCCAGCAACACGGTCGCGGATGCTGCACAGCTTTGCACGACACAGCTTTCAGAGCTCAACATGCGATTGATGAAAGACATAGAGAGCACTACATCATTTCGACAAGGTATGAGCGCAGCTTCGGACCCAAATTATCCTGCTTCCGGGCTGGGAGAAACAAGCCCGTCTTCCTCCATGGTAAAATTCACGAATACCATGTTGGCAAACTGCCAAAGCTTTCTCGACATATTACAGCGTCTGCGGTCCCCAACCGTGGAATTACGAGGAAGCTCCAACTCCGAATGTTCTTATGGTGATCTCGAGTATAGCTCCAATGAATACTCCTGCTCCCGATCGCAATCCCGAAACCACAGCACGTCAGCCTCGAGCCGAAGCAAGGACGGCCGTATATCCGCGGGTGGAGGCCTACAGAGTGTCCTAAACAGCGATACTATAGGGCTTTCACCATCACTAGACCCTATCAAGGCCGACTCCAGTGCTCTGGACTTTTCAGCCTTCCTATCAATTCTCTCCTGCTACACACACATTCTTCGAGCTTACGATGCCTTGTTCACTGAGATTCTCGAAATGCTCATGGAAAGTTCTTGTATCCAGCTTGATTTGAAAATTCACAACTTAGTCCCCGAGGTTTCCTTGGGAGGGTTCCGTCTGAGTGGCCATGGCGACTTGCAGATCAaatgtcttcttcacatGAGCTTCATCATACTAGAGAAGATCGAGAGCATGCTGGGGGTCAATGCTCCTGAAAAGGATCCCTATGGATCGAATGGTGGTCTGTTGAACAACAGTCAGCTCAGAGGACTTCTGGAGGCTTTGTACCATCAGAAGGAGTTTGATTATATCAGAGCCGATGGGACACGGGCAGCTCGTGTCAAGAAAACCATGAAAAGTATCCAGCGTATTTTAGACTCCATCTAG